A part of Pseudomonas lutea genomic DNA contains:
- a CDS encoding efflux transporter outer membrane subunit: MPRRLVRGLKPLSVWALTLLISGCIGTGGIAPQDTSLSPDTLATDDAIKAADKDAHWPAGQWWRAYGDEQLNRWIELAALGSPSLALAAARVRQAKAMAGIAESAESLHVSGDSTLKRHNWPTDQFYGPGELSNTSTWDNSASLGLSYSLDLWGQESNHSEQALDMAHMGAAQERQAQLELQDNIVRAYIQLSLNYAQRDIAQATLAQQQQIVELAQRRLNGGIGTHFEVSQAEAPLPETRRQIDALDEAIALSRNQIAALAGKGPGEGASLQRPTLSLNTALKLPSALPAELLGQRPDVVASRWRVAAQARGIDVAHAAFYPNVDLMGSLGYMATGGGMLEFLAGKKFNYSVGPAITLPIFDGGRLRSELGVASAGYDEAVAQYNQTLVMALKGISDQLIRRESMDKQQQFADQSVAAAQKTYDIAMVAYKRGLTDYLNVLNAQTLLFHQQQVQQRVQAERLTVHAELVVALGGGLMAGHDSPAPEKTAVPKTPVSLAVFDR; the protein is encoded by the coding sequence GTGCCGCGTCGTCTCGTCAGAGGGCTCAAGCCCCTCAGTGTGTGGGCTTTAACGTTACTCATCAGCGGCTGCATCGGAACTGGCGGAATCGCCCCACAAGACACCTCGTTGTCGCCTGACACACTGGCTACCGACGATGCCATCAAGGCAGCGGACAAAGACGCTCACTGGCCTGCCGGGCAGTGGTGGCGCGCTTATGGCGACGAACAACTCAACCGCTGGATCGAACTTGCCGCGCTTGGCAGTCCAAGCCTGGCGCTGGCGGCTGCGCGCGTTCGTCAGGCCAAGGCCATGGCGGGCATTGCCGAATCCGCAGAGTCACTGCACGTCTCAGGTGACAGCACGCTGAAACGGCATAACTGGCCGACGGATCAGTTCTACGGGCCAGGTGAGCTTTCGAACACCAGCACGTGGGACAACAGCGCTTCGCTGGGCCTGAGCTATTCCCTTGACCTGTGGGGCCAGGAAAGTAATCACTCCGAGCAGGCGCTGGACATGGCGCACATGGGCGCGGCGCAAGAGCGTCAAGCCCAGTTGGAGTTGCAGGACAATATCGTCCGCGCGTACATCCAGTTGTCGCTCAATTACGCCCAGCGCGACATCGCCCAAGCCACGCTCGCTCAGCAGCAGCAGATCGTCGAACTGGCCCAGCGCCGTTTGAACGGCGGCATCGGTACTCATTTTGAGGTCAGTCAGGCCGAAGCCCCGTTGCCTGAAACCCGCCGCCAGATTGATGCGCTGGACGAAGCCATCGCGCTGAGCCGCAATCAAATCGCCGCGCTGGCAGGCAAAGGGCCGGGCGAGGGCGCAAGTCTGCAGCGCCCGACGCTGTCCTTGAATACCGCGTTGAAGTTGCCGTCGGCGCTGCCGGCCGAACTGCTCGGGCAGCGGCCGGATGTGGTCGCCAGCCGCTGGCGCGTCGCTGCGCAGGCACGGGGCATCGATGTGGCCCACGCTGCGTTTTATCCAAATGTTGATCTGATGGGCAGCCTGGGCTACATGGCCACCGGCGGCGGCATGCTGGAATTTCTCGCGGGCAAGAAATTCAACTACAGCGTGGGTCCGGCGATCACGTTGCCGATTTTTGATGGCGGGCGCTTGCGATCTGAACTTGGCGTGGCGTCAGCGGGTTATGACGAAGCTGTCGCGCAGTACAACCAGACCCTGGTGATGGCGCTGAAGGGCATTTCCGATCAGTTGATCCGCCGTGAGTCGATGGACAAGCAGCAACAGTTCGCCGATCAGTCGGTGGCAGCGGCGCAGAAAACCTATGACATCGCGATGGTCGCCTACAAACGCGGCCTGACCGATTACCTCAACGTGCTCAACGCCCAAACGCTGCTGTTTCATCAACAGCAGGTGCAGCAACGCGTCCAGGCCGAGCGCCTGACGGTGCACGCTGAGTTGGTGGTGGCGCTCGGAGGAGGATTGATGGCCGGTCATGATTCGCCCGCGCCGGAAAAGACCGCCGTGCCGAAGACGCCGGTGTCGTTGGCGGTGTTTGATCGATGA
- a CDS encoding FUSC family protein, with translation MSQALHWLKALEWRRGLNDWARSDGVTWIYIFKVLTAAFLTYWIAMRLELPQPRTAMITVFIVMQPQSGQVFAKSFYRLLGTVAGSVVMVILMALFAQNSELFLGSLAIWVGFCCAGAARYRNFRAYGFVLAGYTAAMTGLPALAHPDTSFMAAMWRVLEISLGIVCSTLVSAAILPQSAGAAMRNTLYQRFGTFAQFVITGLRGESDPASFEASNVRFIADAIGLEGLRAVTVFEDPHMRRRNGRLNRLNSEFMTITTRFNALHQLLERLRRRGVTPAVQAIQPGLAALTRLLEPFAGRALTNADAALLANRLSVYKADLPEHVRSLRAEFVGTDPSDDELLDFHTAYELLYRFVDDLHDYAQTHASLADHNHVREKWVEPFVSTTSWLSSLASGVRATFILTVMSVYWVATAWPSGASMTLVSAATVALSATTPNPRRMAFQMACGTFAGALLGFFITFFVLPRIDGFPLLCMVLAPVFVFGTFLTTRPQWVGYGLGLLIFFCIGSAPDNLTVYNPYGFINDYIAMVLGMLLCAAAGAIILPPNSRWLWQRLEGNLRQQVSFAISAPLRGIRSRFESRTRDLMHQAYGLAAGKPDVQRNLLRWMFVVLEIGQAIIELRREQDILPVHPSYAESQPWRQAIRAMGRSLIRLFIQPDSHNLARSLSAVDHAIVCVQNTDEPFAPHFDTSALRRVKSYLHFIRTCLLDPQSPLAGAGAEQAVEATPQGQPHAT, from the coding sequence ATGAGCCAAGCCCTGCACTGGCTCAAAGCCCTGGAATGGCGCCGCGGCCTCAATGACTGGGCACGCAGCGACGGCGTGACCTGGATCTACATCTTCAAGGTGCTGACTGCAGCGTTCCTGACCTACTGGATCGCCATGCGCCTGGAACTGCCGCAACCGCGCACGGCCATGATCACGGTGTTCATTGTCATGCAACCGCAAAGCGGTCAGGTGTTCGCCAAGAGTTTCTACCGTCTGCTCGGCACCGTCGCCGGCTCCGTGGTGATGGTCATATTGATGGCCTTGTTTGCGCAGAACAGCGAGCTGTTCCTCGGAAGCCTAGCGATCTGGGTCGGCTTCTGCTGTGCCGGTGCTGCACGCTATCGCAACTTTCGCGCATACGGTTTCGTGCTCGCCGGCTACACCGCCGCAATGACTGGGTTGCCGGCCCTTGCGCACCCGGATACCTCGTTCATGGCGGCCATGTGGCGGGTCCTTGAAATCTCCCTCGGCATCGTCTGCTCGACACTGGTGAGCGCTGCCATCCTGCCGCAAAGTGCGGGTGCGGCGATGCGCAACACCCTGTACCAACGCTTTGGCACCTTCGCCCAATTCGTCATCACCGGCCTGCGCGGCGAAAGCGATCCGGCGTCCTTTGAAGCGAGCAATGTGCGCTTCATTGCCGATGCGATAGGGCTCGAAGGCCTGCGTGCGGTCACGGTGTTTGAAGACCCGCACATGCGTCGGCGCAACGGTCGGTTGAATCGGCTGAACAGCGAGTTCATGACCATCACCACGCGCTTCAACGCGCTGCACCAGTTGCTCGAACGCCTGCGTCGGCGCGGTGTGACGCCGGCGGTTCAAGCCATTCAACCGGGCCTCGCTGCATTGACCCGGTTGCTGGAGCCCTTCGCCGGGCGCGCGCTGACCAACGCCGACGCCGCGCTGCTCGCCAATCGGCTGAGTGTCTACAAGGCGGATTTGCCGGAGCACGTGCGCAGCCTTCGTGCCGAATTCGTCGGGACCGACCCAAGCGACGACGAGCTGCTGGATTTTCATACTGCCTACGAACTGCTGTATCGCTTCGTCGATGACCTGCATGACTACGCCCAGACTCACGCGTCGCTGGCCGATCACAACCATGTGCGGGAAAAGTGGGTCGAACCTTTTGTCTCCACCACCAGTTGGTTATCGTCGCTGGCATCGGGCGTGCGCGCGACGTTTATTCTCACGGTCATGTCGGTGTACTGGGTAGCGACGGCCTGGCCAAGCGGCGCCTCGATGACCCTGGTGTCCGCCGCGACCGTGGCGCTTTCCGCGACCACGCCCAATCCCAGGCGCATGGCGTTTCAGATGGCCTGCGGGACATTTGCAGGCGCACTGTTGGGGTTCTTCATCACCTTTTTCGTGCTGCCGCGCATCGATGGTTTCCCGCTGCTGTGCATGGTGCTGGCGCCGGTGTTCGTGTTCGGCACATTCCTGACCACCCGCCCGCAATGGGTCGGTTACGGGCTGGGGCTGTTGATCTTCTTCTGCATCGGATCCGCGCCGGACAACCTCACGGTGTACAACCCCTATGGGTTCATCAACGACTACATCGCAATGGTCCTCGGCATGCTTCTGTGCGCCGCAGCGGGGGCGATCATTTTGCCGCCCAACAGCCGCTGGTTGTGGCAACGGCTGGAAGGCAATCTTCGCCAGCAAGTCAGTTTTGCGATCAGCGCACCGCTGCGCGGGATTCGGTCCCGTTTTGAAAGCCGCACGCGAGACTTGATGCACCAGGCGTACGGGCTGGCGGCCGGCAAGCCCGATGTCCAGCGCAATCTATTGCGCTGGATGTTTGTGGTGCTGGAAATCGGCCAGGCGATCATCGAGCTGCGCCGTGAACAGGACATTCTCCCGGTGCATCCCAGCTACGCCGAATCGCAGCCCTGGCGGCAGGCGATTCGGGCCATGGGCCGTTCGCTGATTCGTCTGTTCATACAGCCGGACAGCCACAACCTGGCCCGCAGCCTGTCCGCTGTCGATCACGCGATTGTCTGCGTGCAAA